The Deinococcus yavapaiensis KR-236 genomic sequence CTCGGAACTTCACGATGAAGTCGCGGCCCGTGAAGCCTCGCGCGAGGCGCAGGGCGCTCATCGTCGCTTCCGTTCCGGAGTTCACGAAGCGGACCTTCTCGGCGCCCGTGAGCTTCGTGACGAGTTCGGCGAGACGCACCTCTCCCTCGGACGGCGCGCCATAGCTCGTGCCGTTCGTGAGGGCGTTCGAGATCGCTTCGCGTACCGCCTCGTGGTTGTGGCCGAGGATCATGGGACCCCACGAGCCGATGTAGTCGATCATGGCGTGGCCGTCGACGTCGATGAGGTACGCGCCGTGCGCCCGCTCGATGAACCGAGGCGTGCCGCCCACCGCTTTGAAGGCCCGCACGGGCGAGTTCACGCCGCCCGGCGTCACCTTCTTGGCGCGCTCGAAAAGCGCGTCGGACGCGGCCGTTTCAGGAAGGGAAGTCGTCTGCACGCCCTCACCTTACCGTGGGCCGCCGTGAGGAACGGCGAGGAGGGTCACGCGGTCGATTTCACGTTCACGCCCGTCACCAGCACTTCGTACTTGCCCGTCACGTACACGCGGAATCCGTGCTTTTGCAGGTGACGCCGCACGAGCGCGACGTCTTTGACGAGCAGGGATAGGTCGGGCTTGCGAAAGTTCAGCAGGCGCGCTCCGTACGACACCTCGCCGCCGAGGTACCGGCAATTCGGAAAGCCGAGGATCACCGATCCGCTCGGCTTGAGGTGGTCGCGCAGCAGGACGCGGAACACGCGGTCGGTGTCGACGCCGGGGCTTTGCAGGACCGAGAGGGCCACGACGAGGTCGAACGTTCCGAGCGTTTCGTCGGGCAAGTCGTTCACGTTCAACACTCGGAAGGCATGCTGCGGAAAGCGGCGTCGAGCGAGCTCCAACGCGCTGTCGTCCACATCGACCGCGACGACGTCGAAGGCCCGGTCGGGAAAGGCGAGGTCGAGAAGCGCCAACTCCCGGCCGCCGTTCACGCCAAGGTGCAACACCCGCGCTCCTGACGCGAGGGGCACGCGGTGCAGGGCTTCGAGCATGTCGTCCAGGAACAGCGGGTCCTCGAGTTTATCGACGCGCTGAAAGTCGCTCAGGGCGCCGTAGCGGCCCGCCGAACGGTCACGACTCGTCCGCTCGACAAGGTCGAAGCGCAACTCCACGAAGTCGCCATGCGAGACGGGCGTGAGGAAGCGGCACTCCAATCGGTCGGCGAGGTCCACCCACACCGAGTACGGTCGGTGCTTGCCGACCGACGTCTCCTCGCCGGGATAGCGTCCGTCGCCGAGGTCGGGGTTCGGCACGAGGAAGCGCGCCGCGCCGTCACGCGCCAGCAGATCGCGAAGGCGCGTGACGACGACGTGCATGGATTCGAACGTGAAGCGCGGAAGGATTATGCCTCGCCCTCCGACGGCTCGTCCGCTTCCTCTTGATTCGCCGCGCCCTTGGGCTTGCGAAGCACGCCGGAGTCGCGAACCTTGCCCGAGAAGCGCCGCGTCGCTTCGGCGAACATCGGATGGGCGCGCACGCTCGCCGCCGCGTTCAAGCGAGCAGCTTCGCGGGCGTTCACGGGCGCGGCGGGTCGCGGCGTGGAGACTTTCGGCGTGGGCGGCACCTCCTCGCTCAGCGCATCCCACGTCGTCTCGCGCAGCGGCGCCTTGCCCAGCGGCGCTTCGAGAGGCGCGTCGTCCCACACGGGTTCTTGCGAGAGCGGCTCGGGGTCGTACGTGACCGCCGGGGACGCTTCCCACGGGGCGGATTCGGCAGAAGGCGTCGTGGCGGTCGCAGGCGCCGAAACGGGCGGAGCGGCGCTCGGGACCGTCACGGCGGGGCCGCTGGGGCGCGGCGCGCTGCGGCTTCGCGTTGGGGTGAAATCCGGCAGGTCGTCGAGTGACTCCGACGGGGGTGCGGCGATCGTGGAACGCGCGGGCGTCGCGCGGGGCTCGGACGGCGTGGAAGGAGCAGGCTCGATTTGGGGAAGCGGCGCGGCCTCCGCAGAGGTGACGAAGGTACTCGGCGCGGCCCGAGCGGCCCCGCCCGAATTACGAGCGGACTTTTTTTTCGTGCCGTCGGGCGTGACGAGCTCGAAGTCCACGGCGCCGAAGACGCGCTCCACGATCGCCGCGACGTCCTCGAACTTGTCGAGGGTCTGCTTGGCGTGAAACTTGCTGCGCTCGTCGAACGACACGAGGACCGACGCGCCCTCCACGCTGACTTGGGCGGGCTTCAGAAAGGCGCGCAGTTGCACGTTCGCTTGCCGCAAAACGTCCGCCCACGATCCTTGCGGCCTCGGCGCCTCGGTCGGCGCTTCCCGAGGAGCGCTTCTCGGCGGGGCGCGGCGAGCGGCGGGTTCGAAGTCCGGTACGTCGGCGCTCGCCACGGCGGGCTCCGGGGCCACG encodes the following:
- a CDS encoding class I SAM-dependent methyltransferase, coding for MHVVVTRLRDLLARDGAARFLVPNPDLGDGRYPGEETSVGKHRPYSVWVDLADRLECRFLTPVSHGDFVELRFDLVERTSRDRSAGRYGALSDFQRVDKLEDPLFLDDMLEALHRVPLASGARVLHLGVNGGRELALLDLAFPDRAFDVVAVDVDDSALELARRRFPQHAFRVLNVNDLPDETLGTFDLVVALSVLQSPGVDTDRVFRVLLRDHLKPSGSVILGFPNCRYLGGEVSYGARLLNFRKPDLSLLVKDVALVRRHLQKHGFRVYVTGKYEVLVTGVNVKSTA